TCGCGCCCGCTTCCGAAGCATCCAGACAGGGTGGTGAATGCGTCGCTGGCCTACTTGCGGTCATCGCTGCAGCGCTGAAAGATGCCGAAGACGAACTCGGGCGGATCGATGCGCAGGCAGGCGACGGCGACCATGGGCAGGGCATGCGGCGTGGTTCGGCTGCCGCAGTCGATGCTGCCAACGCGGCCGTTGCCGCAGGAGCTGGTGCCGCGAGTGTTCTGGCCGTTGCCGGTGACGCCTGGGCCGATAGGGCCGGCGGCACATCCGGTGCGATCTGGGGACTTCTGCTGCGCTCCTGGAGCAACGCGCTGAGCGACAATGATGCGATCGCGAAGGATGCCGCCGTCAAGGGCGCCCGGCTGGCGCTGGATGGCGTGACCCGGCTTGGCCGCGCCCGGCTCGGCGACAAAACGCTGGTCGATGCGCTGATCCCGTTTGTCGAAGCGCTGGAGCGTGAGGCAGGATCGGGGAAATCGCTGCCGCAGGCGTGGTCTTTGGCGGCAGAGGCTGCAAAAACCGCAGCGGATGCGACCTCAGCGCTCACCCCGAAACTCGGCCGCGCCCGGCCGCTGGCTGAAAAAAGCATCGGCCATCCCGATGCCGGAGCGATCTCGCTGGCGCTCGTTGCGCGGGTGGCCGCAGATTATATCGAGAAGAATTCGGCGCGATAATTCGCACCGCATTTGTTACGACCGGCTTTGCGTTTACCGCATGGCCGGTCGTTCACGTTTCCGAATGGATTGCACCGTCTCAACTGCGCTGTGACAACTCCCGATCGATCGCCGAGACAAGACGTGCATCCTCAGCGGTGACATCCGGTGAAAAGCGGGCGGTGACCTTGCCGTCACGGCCGATCAGGAATTTTTCGAAATTCCACAGGACGTCGGCTTTGTTTTCCGGATCCACGCCATAGCCCTTCAGCCGGTCGCGCATCGGACCTTCGCCGATGGCGTCGGGTACAATGGCCGTCAGGCTGCGATAGAGCGGGTGAACGCCCTCCCCCTTGACGGAAATCTTAGCAAAGATCGGAAACTGTACATCATAGGTGCTGGTGCAGAATTCGACGATCTCGGCTTCCGTTCCCGGCTCCTGCTCCATGAAATTGTTTGCGGGAAAGGCAAGGACGACCAGTCCCGCATCACGCTTGGCCTCAAACAGCTTTTCCAGGCCCTCATACTGAACCGTCAGCCCGCATTTCGATGCGACGTTGACGACCAGCATCACGCGGCCACGAAATTCGGCGAGGGTCGTCAAGCGGCCGTCGGCTGTCTTGACCGGGATATCCAAAGGGGAAGATGTCACGTTGTCCACTCCGCTCCCTGTGATGATCAGGAAGACCGGGGGGAGCTTTGCGTCCCGATCAACCTTTTCTATCCGTTATATCGTGGATGACGCCAAGTCCACGCTGGCCGTCGCGATTGCCGATGGCAGCCAGCGCCTCGAAAACCCGCCGTGCGTCGTCGTAGCGTTTCAGCTTGAGATAGGCATAGCCCCGCAGCGTCAAAAGGTCGGTCCGTTCCGGCGCGATCTGCTTCAACTGATCCAGCGCAAGCAGCGCTTCGCGGGGCCGGCCGGCGTCGAACGCCGCCACAGCCTTGTCGGCCAGAAGCGCCTGTTGCAGTTCGAACGCGCGTTGACGGTTCTGCGGCGCCTTGACGGCGGAGACGGCAGCTTTGCCGGCAAGACCAGCGCGCAGATAGGCAAGGCTCTGGCCATAGGCGGCGTCCTCGCGCGTTTTTGCCGAAGAGCCAAGCATTCCAACCTCGAAGGCCGCGGCTGCTTCGATCGGCCTGTTGCGCTCCATCAGGCACCAGCCGCGCGTCAACGCCGCTTCCGGAGCAAGCGTCTGCGGATTGATCGTCGATTTACAACCCCGGTCGACCGGGGCCGTCCGGCGCGGCCGTGCCGAAACAACCTGTTCGCTCTGTTCGGGCCGTTCGTATTCCACATCCTGCGCGACCACGACGGTGCGCTGCTGCCGCTTGACGGGAACCGTTTCATTGGCAACAGGCAGCTGGTGCTTGGCGACGTCTGGCTGTTCGACCTCGCCAACCTTGGCAATGCGTTCAGACCGTCCAGCCCAGAGGCGCTGGATTTCGGTCAGGCCCTTCAGGTCATCCAATTGCAGATAGGTCACGGCCAGGCCGTAAGCCGACGGCTCGTCGTCGAGCTTCCAGCTGAGTGCGGTGCGAAACCATTGCAGGGCCGTTTGCGGCTGGTTCAGCGCGCGGGCATACCAGCCGAACTGCTGGGCCGTGGCCGCATCGCGTGATTTGATCACCTCCGTGGCAATGCGCTTCAAGACGTCACCGGTGATGGCAACCGGTGGTTCCAGTGCCAAAAGGTTGGCGGTGGCTGCGAGATAGACGGCCTTTGCTTCCTTGGAATCGTCACGCCAGCGAAACATGGTATCTTCGGCGGCGAGCTGGTCGTTGCGATCGATCAAGGTTAGGGCAAGGCCCTGCGAAGCCGACGCCGTGTCTTCCTTGTCGCGTGCCTTGCGGAACCATTTTTCGGCCGCTTCCATGTCGCCCCGCGGCAGATAGTACCAGCCGAGCAACAGGGCATCGGAGGCAAGGCCACCGGTTTCGGCAAGGCGCTCGATGCGCGAGAGATATTGCGGCGGCACGACGATCTTTCCGTCGGCATTGGCTTCGGCGACGAACCGGCGCGCGAGATCGTCGCGGATACTGTCGAATTCCATCGTGCCGTCAGGCGCCGTCTTTTCCTTGGCAAGCAGGTCCTCGACACTCTTGGACGGAAGAATCGCGGCGGCCTTTTGAACCGTGGCAAGGCGTTCGGCTGCATTCTGGCAATTGTTCAGGATATAGCCATAGGCGTCTGTCGCGCGCTGGGCCTTGTCGGTGCGGAAAAACGCTTCGGCCACGCGCCAGAGAACATCGACCTCGCTGCAGGTGAGCAGGCTCGGTGTTTCCGAGCCGATCCGTACGACGGTGTCATATTGCTTGAGGTCAGAGGCATTGATCAGCCGCGCGCGCGCTTCGGCGACGGTCAAGCGGTCGATCAGATCCGCAGGCGGTTTCCATGCCGGTTCCGCCGTCTGGCGTTCTGCGATAGCCTTGCGGACCTCGGCGTAGCGGGACTGGGCATAAAGGTCCCACATCGTCTCCAGCTGCTTGTCCTCGTTTTGAGGAAC
The sequence above is drawn from the Pararhizobium qamdonense genome and encodes:
- a CDS encoding glutathione peroxidase, whose protein sequence is MTSSPLDIPVKTADGRLTTLAEFRGRVMLVVNVASKCGLTVQYEGLEKLFEAKRDAGLVVLAFPANNFMEQEPGTEAEIVEFCTSTYDVQFPIFAKISVKGEGVHPLYRSLTAIVPDAIGEGPMRDRLKGYGVDPENKADVLWNFEKFLIGRDGKVTARFSPDVTAEDARLVSAIDRELSQRS
- a CDS encoding tetratricopeptide repeat protein, encoding MKSTFIALSAAVLAIIVFGMNKPDYVKNAMRSLSLMDAEEPTSLSPRLAQQSNTGVNGASTPVFREIKRSARPVLDSVVTAATAATVDESALRYFASRGDTARLQAEISRLKALYPDWVPPKDPLAVPQNEDKQLETMWDLYAQSRYAEVRKAIAERQTAEPAWKPPADLIDRLTVAEARARLINASDLKQYDTVVRIGSETPSLLTCSEVDVLWRVAEAFFRTDKAQRATDAYGYILNNCQNAAERLATVQKAAAILPSKSVEDLLAKEKTAPDGTMEFDSIRDDLARRFVAEANADGKIVVPPQYLSRIERLAETGGLASDALLLGWYYLPRGDMEAAEKWFRKARDKEDTASASQGLALTLIDRNDQLAAEDTMFRWRDDSKEAKAVYLAATANLLALEPPVAITGDVLKRIATEVIKSRDAATAQQFGWYARALNQPQTALQWFRTALSWKLDDEPSAYGLAVTYLQLDDLKGLTEIQRLWAGRSERIAKVGEVEQPDVAKHQLPVANETVPVKRQQRTVVVAQDVEYERPEQSEQVVSARPRRTAPVDRGCKSTINPQTLAPEAALTRGWCLMERNRPIEAAAAFEVGMLGSSAKTREDAAYGQSLAYLRAGLAGKAAVSAVKAPQNRQRAFELQQALLADKAVAAFDAGRPREALLALDQLKQIAPERTDLLTLRGYAYLKLKRYDDARRVFEALAAIGNRDGQRGLGVIHDITDRKG